In the genome of Streptomyces aquilus, the window CTCGTGCTGGTCGCCCTCCAGCCGCTGATCGGCCGACAGCTCCGCGACCGCCGCGCCCGCACCGGCCGGACCGCGGTGCGGGCCGACGGCGGTCCGCCGCTGCTCGTCGGGCTGACCCTGGCGAGTGTCTACGGCGGCTACTTCTCCGCCGCCCAGGGGATCATCTACGTCTCCCTGATGGGCCTGCGCCTCGACGACGGTCTGCAACGCCTCAACGCCGTCAAGAACGTCCTCGTCGCCCTGGTGAACACCGTCGCCGCGCTCTTCTTCCTCTTCGCCGCCGACTTCGACTGGACGGCCGTCGCGCTGCTCGCGGTCGGGTCCGCCGCCGGCGGTCAGATCGGGGCCGCGGCAGGCCGCCGGTTGCGTCCGGCGGTCCTGCGCACCCTCATCGTGGTGGTCGGCACCGTGGCCATCGTCCAGCTGTCGACGCGCTGACCCTCAGCGGTGCACCGCCCGGCTCAGCCGCCGCCCCAGCAGCAGATACCCGATCAGCGCGCCGGTGGTGTTCAGGATGACGTCGTCGATGTCGAAGGCCCGCCCCGTGATCAGCGCGCCCTGCGCGAACTCCACCATCAGCATCACGACGGCCGTCAGCAGCAGCACCCGCAGCACCCCGCGCGTCCGCGGCGCAACGATCGGCACCAGGACGCCGAACGGAACGCCCAGCAGCAGGTTGCCGCCGATCTGCTTGACGGCGTCCCGCAGTTCGGGCTGGTCGAGATAGGCCCGCAGGGAGCGGCCCGGGTGCAGATTGGTGTGGGTCAGCGCCTCCGACGCGGGCGACGGCTCCAGGGTCAGCCGGGCCAGCACCACCGCGAACGCGACCATGAAGGCGAACGCGGCCACCATCGCCACCAGGCGGCGGACGACCGCGAGGGGGCTGCGCCGCGGTTCGGCTGCCGGTTCGGGGTCGGGTTTGTCGGACTTGGAGGTGCGCAGGCGGAACGCGGAACGCGGACGTAGCGCTGCTCTGGCCATGCGATCCTCCAGTCTTCAACTTCCCTGTGTCGTAAGGCGATTACCCCCGAACCCGCCGAGAATGCGGTGCCGCCCGGTCCGGTCGTGGACGCCCGCGGTTTCCCTTCGTACGGGCGGGGCACTCCGGGCTGAGACCCGCGCGCGCCGCCGCCACCCGTCCCCGGGACGGTGTTTGGATGGCGCGCAAGCCGTGCCGGCAGGTCCCGAGGAGGTGGCGCATGAACCGGCGTACGACACTCCTCATCGCGGCCGAGGCCCTGGCCTGGTGGTGCGTGCTCGCCGCGCTGTGGCTGGTCCTCATCAGCACCGTGGAC includes:
- a CDS encoding VanZ family protein, with product MARAALRPRSAFRLRTSKSDKPDPEPAAEPRRSPLAVVRRLVAMVAAFAFMVAFAVVLARLTLEPSPASEALTHTNLHPGRSLRAYLDQPELRDAVKQIGGNLLLGVPFGVLVPIVAPRTRGVLRVLLLTAVVMLMVEFAQGALITGRAFDIDDVILNTTGALIGYLLLGRRLSRAVHR
- a CDS encoding sulfite exporter TauE/SafE family protein, producing the protein MEGLGEILAVLAAGVGAGAVNAAVGSGTLISFPVLLATGLPPVTATVSNALGLVPGSISAAIGYRRELAGQRGRVLKWSAGAVLGGLTGAMLLLVLPAAAFETIVPVLVGLALVLVALQPLIGRQLRDRRARTGRTAVRADGGPPLLVGLTLASVYGGYFSAAQGIIYVSLMGLRLDDGLQRLNAVKNVLVALVNTVAALFFLFAADFDWTAVALLAVGSAAGGQIGAAAGRRLRPAVLRTLIVVVGTVAIVQLSTR